In Devosia sp. 1566, a single genomic region encodes these proteins:
- a CDS encoding uracil-DNA glycosylase, translating into MTNNPQNAAEFVELVAALKFEDAFNPYSDLCSDFDRPDAAQIRRHNLVMVLDAAIDRGVESIWVARDLGYRGGRRTGLALTDEAHLTAHADLLGTPPLMRSTNGPEVAERTATVIWQMLIAIRQPVFLWNVFPLHPHAPGEPMSNRCHTRSERLASRHVMVGLIHLLSPQRVLAIGRDAQLALEDLGVTAEKVRHPSYGGQAEFMEGVSTHYGLGLANKHETLPLFA; encoded by the coding sequence ATGACTAACAACCCACAGAACGCTGCAGAGTTCGTAGAGCTCGTCGCCGCCCTGAAGTTCGAAGACGCCTTCAATCCATACTCGGACCTGTGCTCGGACTTCGACCGTCCCGACGCCGCTCAGATTCGGCGTCATAATCTCGTGATGGTTCTGGACGCAGCGATCGACCGAGGTGTTGAATCTATCTGGGTGGCCCGCGATCTCGGTTACCGCGGCGGACGCCGGACCGGTTTGGCCCTGACCGATGAAGCACATCTAACCGCTCACGCCGACCTGTTGGGCACACCCCCTCTAATGCGTTCTACCAATGGCCCCGAGGTTGCCGAGCGCACTGCGACCGTGATTTGGCAGATGTTGATTGCTATCAGGCAGCCCGTCTTTCTTTGGAACGTGTTTCCGCTCCATCCGCATGCCCCCGGAGAACCTATGTCCAATCGCTGCCACACGCGCAGCGAACGACTAGCCAGTAGGCACGTGATGGTTGGGCTCATCCACCTTCTATCACCGCAACGCGTCCTCGCGATCGGCCGCGATGCTCAGCTGGCGCTTGAGGATCTGGGCGTCACTGCAGAGAAGGTTAGGCATCCCAGTTACGGTGGACAAGCCGAATTCATGGAGGGTGTGAGCACACACTACGGCTTGGGGCTCGCGAACAAGCACGAGACCCTCCCGCTCTTCGCCTAG
- a CDS encoding C1 family peptidase, with the protein MTLDVLQDLRPVLGPVRDQGRRPTCLSFAASAAHEKARGDVDPLCVEWLFYHAAQRAGTGPGEGTTLPDTRQALQDIGQPLEASWPYDGRPYSGAAWRPPAVVSPLFRCGSDGCGTNLTQIRQALDGGKPVVLALFVSAAFTAATTWLRTGNEIVLPDDSEPIDPQRGHAVVAVGYGRIGSEDLILVRNSWGPAWGASGHAWVRETYLTRRMFGGFSISEGDGDVLQSDAGGIHARARVG; encoded by the coding sequence ATGACGCTTGATGTGCTACAAGACCTGCGGCCGGTTCTTGGACCTGTGCGCGATCAGGGCCGCCGCCCGACATGCTTGTCGTTTGCCGCCTCGGCAGCCCACGAGAAGGCGCGCGGTGACGTGGATCCACTGTGCGTAGAGTGGTTATTCTACCATGCCGCACAGCGGGCCGGCACCGGGCCTGGCGAGGGCACCACTTTGCCGGACACCCGTCAAGCCTTGCAAGACATCGGCCAACCCCTCGAGGCGTCCTGGCCCTATGATGGTCGGCCCTATTCGGGCGCTGCATGGCGCCCTCCGGCCGTGGTGTCCCCGCTTTTTCGGTGCGGCTCGGACGGCTGCGGAACAAACCTCACGCAAATTCGGCAAGCGCTCGATGGCGGCAAGCCTGTGGTCCTTGCTCTTTTTGTTTCGGCCGCCTTCACCGCTGCGACAACTTGGCTCCGAACGGGCAACGAGATCGTCCTCCCCGATGACAGCGAGCCGATAGACCCACAACGCGGGCACGCTGTGGTCGCCGTCGGTTATGGGCGCATCGGCAGCGAGGACCTCATCCTGGTGCGCAATTCGTGGGGTCCCGCGTGGGGCGCCAGTGGGCATGCCTGGGTACGAGAAACGTATCTGACTCGCCGTATGTTCGGCGGTTTCAGCATCAGCGAAGGAGATGGCGATGTTCTACAATCCGATGCCGGCGGCATCCACGCCCGCGCGCGCGTGGGTTGA
- a CDS encoding helix-turn-helix transcriptional regulator — MTAERIGFAVAEDESLVLGAKLREAREYVGLKQDQVAQHMELPRTAVSEIENGRRGVSAIELKKLARLYQRPVTWFTGEETEPAVPADVAFLARTASDLSDNDRQELQRFAEFLRSRSKVSGDGRS, encoded by the coding sequence ATGACCGCTGAACGGATCGGCTTCGCCGTTGCCGAAGATGAGAGCCTAGTTCTCGGCGCCAAGCTGCGCGAGGCGAGGGAATATGTCGGGCTTAAGCAGGACCAGGTCGCACAACACATGGAGTTGCCCCGTACGGCGGTGTCGGAAATCGAAAATGGACGCCGTGGCGTCAGCGCCATCGAGTTGAAGAAGCTTGCCCGCCTCTATCAGCGTCCAGTGACTTGGTTCACCGGCGAAGAAACAGAACCGGCAGTTCCCGCGGATGTTGCGTTCCTAGCGCGTACTGCAAGCGATCTATCGGACAACGATCGTCAGGAACTCCAGAGATTTGCAGAGTTCCTGCGTTCCAGGTCGAAGGTTTCTGGTGATGGTCGGTCGTAG
- a CDS encoding GntR family transcriptional regulator: MINFTADEQKLLAAVSRKDTVLQLIRAAIVDGRLPAGTRLDQNELAAQLGVSRMPVREALKQLETERLVVVYPYRGVEVSRLEPKEIFEMFEIRIALERLAVSRAATVMTPSHFSRLRAVLSEMDQHLVPVADGDPWMDLNQSFHGIMNDATGWPHLVETINQYRSNVERYVRYYFALRGREQSQKEHWDLLAACERRDIVAAQLTIEQHLRNTATTLVEAVEADGGDHKRQPA, encoded by the coding sequence TTGATTAATTTTACAGCGGACGAGCAGAAGTTGTTGGCGGCAGTGAGCCGCAAGGATACCGTCCTTCAACTCATTCGCGCAGCCATTGTGGATGGACGGCTCCCGGCCGGCACACGTCTGGACCAAAACGAACTAGCAGCCCAACTTGGCGTGAGCCGCATGCCGGTACGCGAGGCGCTGAAACAGCTCGAAACCGAACGCCTCGTTGTGGTCTATCCCTACCGTGGCGTTGAGGTTTCTCGGCTGGAGCCCAAGGAAATCTTCGAGATGTTCGAGATCCGCATTGCACTGGAGCGGCTTGCAGTCAGCCGTGCCGCCACCGTGATGACCCCTTCGCATTTCTCACGGCTTCGGGCGGTGCTCTCAGAAATGGACCAACATCTAGTACCCGTAGCCGACGGAGATCCTTGGATGGACCTTAACCAGTCCTTCCACGGCATCATGAACGATGCCACGGGCTGGCCGCACCTCGTGGAAACCATCAATCAGTATCGCTCCAACGTTGAGCGTTACGTGCGCTACTACTTCGCACTGCGGGGTCGCGAACAATCCCAGAAGGAACACTGGGACCTGCTGGCCGCCTGCGAGCGCCGCGATATCGTGGCGGCGCAACTGACTATTGAGCAGCACTTACGCAACACCGCGACTACCTTGGTCGAGGCGGTGGAGGCGGATGGCGGCGACCACAAGAGACAGCCTGCCTAA
- a CDS encoding asparaginase, with translation MMPITFKPRVHVIVLGGTITMMPRPEGGIVPALEGADLIRAVPGLDRVAEVSVETPFLVPGASLTFDNLLEVVRRAEAALAAGAIGVVIAQGTDTIDETAFLLDLAHEGQAPVVVTGAMRGADAPGADGPANLLAAVLVAASEAARGLGALVVLNDEIHAARFVEKGHKALPSAFISPSAAAVGLVAEGEVHIAFRPARLPHLNGIPQLARVAIVKLALGDDGDLVRAASDLGYAGIVVEAMGAGHVPGAAVPALAQAAGRMPVVLASRVPGGAIFQQTYGFPGSERDLLGHGLVAGGTLSPPKARLLLAALIGQGGEPMKIAERFRLYR, from the coding sequence ATGATGCCGATTACATTCAAGCCGCGCGTCCATGTCATCGTGCTGGGTGGCACCATTACGATGATGCCCCGCCCGGAGGGGGGGATAGTTCCCGCCCTCGAAGGGGCCGATCTGATCCGCGCGGTGCCGGGCCTTGACCGGGTGGCGGAGGTTTCGGTCGAGACGCCCTTTCTGGTGCCCGGGGCATCGCTGACCTTCGACAACCTCCTCGAAGTCGTGAGGCGGGCAGAAGCAGCTCTGGCAGCGGGCGCCATTGGCGTCGTTATTGCCCAGGGCACCGACACAATCGACGAGACGGCGTTCCTGCTTGACCTTGCCCATGAGGGCCAGGCGCCAGTCGTTGTGACCGGCGCGATGCGCGGGGCGGATGCTCCGGGTGCCGACGGGCCAGCCAACCTGCTTGCTGCGGTCCTTGTAGCAGCATCAGAAGCGGCGCGGGGTTTGGGAGCGCTTGTGGTGCTTAATGATGAGATCCACGCTGCTCGCTTTGTTGAAAAGGGCCATAAAGCCCTGCCGTCCGCATTCATCAGCCCTTCAGCTGCGGCGGTCGGCCTGGTAGCGGAAGGTGAAGTTCACATTGCCTTCCGTCCCGCGCGATTACCGCATTTGAACGGCATCCCTCAACTCGCGCGTGTTGCAATCGTCAAACTGGCGCTGGGTGATGATGGAGACTTGGTGCGAGCAGCCTCCGATCTTGGTTACGCCGGCATTGTCGTCGAGGCCATGGGGGCGGGTCATGTGCCGGGCGCTGCCGTGCCCGCGCTGGCGCAAGCCGCCGGAAGGATGCCCGTCGTGCTGGCTTCCCGGGTGCCGGGCGGGGCGATCTTTCAGCAGACTTATGGCTTTCCAGGATCGGAGCGCGACCTTCTTGGGCACGGCCTCGTTGCTGGCGGCACCCTGTCGCCGCCCAAGGCACGCCTGCTGCTTGCCGCCCTTATCGGCCAGGGCGGCGAACCCATGAAGATCGCCGAAAGATTCCGGCTTTATCGGTAA
- a CDS encoding ABC transporter ATP-binding protein → MPSPASSHPLIETRSLAKSFAISGNEFVALQGVDLAIERGEFISFVGPSGCGKSTLLNMVAGLLPATSGQALVDGVEVREPSREVGFMFQTPVLLPWRTVEQNVLMPGEVFGRKDGALREKAHAVLEAVGLGGFVKAYPRQLSGGMQQRVALARVLTYEPSVLLMDEPFGALDEFTREAMNLELMRITRQAGITVLFVTHNITEAVFMSDRVVVMTPRPGKVSGIVPVDLPRPREIETMQLPRFTEILFEVRHILGGKRGTH, encoded by the coding sequence ATGCCGTCTCCCGCATCTAGCCATCCGTTGATCGAAACGCGGTCCCTGGCAAAGAGCTTCGCCATATCGGGTAACGAGTTCGTCGCTTTACAGGGCGTGGACCTTGCGATCGAACGCGGTGAGTTCATCTCCTTTGTGGGTCCCAGCGGCTGCGGCAAGTCGACCTTGCTGAACATGGTCGCCGGCCTGCTGCCGGCGACCAGCGGCCAAGCTCTGGTGGATGGCGTCGAGGTTCGAGAGCCGTCGCGGGAGGTCGGGTTCATGTTCCAGACGCCCGTGCTGCTGCCGTGGCGTACGGTGGAGCAAAACGTACTGATGCCTGGCGAAGTGTTTGGTCGCAAGGATGGTGCGTTGCGTGAGAAGGCGCACGCGGTTCTCGAGGCTGTCGGTCTTGGTGGGTTCGTAAAGGCTTATCCGCGCCAATTGTCCGGGGGCATGCAGCAACGCGTCGCTTTAGCTCGGGTGCTGACCTATGAGCCAAGTGTTTTGTTGATGGATGAGCCGTTCGGGGCACTGGACGAGTTCACCCGTGAGGCCATGAATTTGGAACTGATGCGCATCACCCGGCAGGCTGGCATCACGGTGCTGTTTGTCACGCACAATATTACCGAGGCCGTGTTCATGTCCGACCGCGTGGTCGTCATGACGCCTCGCCCCGGTAAGGTATCCGGCATCGTACCGGTGGATCTGCCGCGCCCGCGCGAGATCGAGACCATGCAGCTCCCACGCTTCACCGAGATTCTTTTTGAAGTCCGTCATATTCTTGGAGGCAAGCGTGGCACTCACTGA
- a CDS encoding ABC transporter substrate-binding protein codes for MFPVESVNQYHPFYIADELGFFAEEGLEVEFEDAGGSSSAIQQVLAGNAEAGLPAPSAFLNAVAQGHELRWIYSYQYANIFTLAATAESGITQLSDLAGKRVGVSDLSGGEVPLVRAVLTEAGLGEGSDVRLVPVGDGSALTVDALQSGQVDAYSSSLFDLAAIRSAGIDMVTILPQEAQDFPANGIVVTADFLEAEPEKLAGFLRAVAKGVAYAAANDERAFDMAKQIRPEEFELEALAAENWTAARTLKTPPESLIDQPLGSHYLPGFQAYHDFLRQGTEEEGGLAADVDLELVLDSSLLESANEFDRAAVAGK; via the coding sequence ATGTTCCCGGTAGAAAGCGTCAACCAATACCACCCCTTCTATATTGCCGATGAACTCGGCTTTTTTGCCGAAGAGGGACTCGAGGTCGAGTTCGAGGATGCCGGCGGGTCGAGTTCTGCGATCCAACAAGTGCTTGCCGGCAATGCGGAGGCTGGCTTGCCGGCGCCAAGCGCGTTTCTCAACGCCGTCGCTCAGGGGCACGAGCTGCGCTGGATCTACTCTTACCAATACGCCAACATCTTCACTCTGGCGGCAACGGCAGAGTCTGGCATTACGCAACTGAGTGACCTGGCCGGTAAGCGGGTCGGCGTTTCAGACCTTTCGGGGGGTGAAGTGCCGCTGGTCCGTGCGGTTTTGACCGAAGCCGGTCTTGGAGAAGGCAGTGACGTGCGCCTGGTTCCGGTAGGTGACGGTTCTGCCCTGACGGTCGATGCGCTGCAAAGCGGGCAGGTGGATGCCTATTCCTCGAGCCTGTTCGATCTGGCCGCAATCCGCTCGGCAGGCATCGACATGGTTACCATCCTGCCCCAGGAAGCACAGGATTTTCCTGCCAATGGAATCGTGGTCACCGCTGACTTCCTCGAAGCCGAGCCGGAAAAGCTCGCGGGGTTCCTGCGTGCGGTGGCCAAAGGCGTAGCCTACGCTGCGGCAAATGATGAACGAGCCTTCGATATGGCCAAGCAAATCCGGCCTGAGGAGTTCGAGCTCGAAGCGCTGGCCGCCGAGAACTGGACGGCCGCGCGTACTCTTAAGACCCCGCCGGAATCGCTCATAGACCAGCCGCTCGGATCGCACTATCTCCCCGGCTTCCAAGCTTATCATGACTTCCTGCGCCAGGGTACCGAGGAGGAAGGCGGACTGGCAGCCGATGTGGATCTTGAGCTGGTGCTGGATTCTTCCTTGCTGGAAAGCGCCAACGAGTTCGACAGGGCCGCGGTGGCTGGCAAGTGA
- a CDS encoding ImmA/IrrE family metallo-endopeptidase, translating to MVGRSERESILRGIRGAKRLQRDLRLDIGASRAQRVDVFGCIARMGAMLMFQPLEPLLGAFIREDGAAGIILSTRRPLGMQRFTAAHELGHLFLGHDPHADDERILRRAPWANDAARVPAIPPEEREADAFASYFLLPPYLIKEQMELRGWEPRDFEQPETIYQASLRFGTSYRATVFALEREHVIGRSLGQQLRNAQPRDLKRQLLGDFTLKNAQRVDVWHLTERDQGAVIEASRDDLFLLRLKEDSGSGYVWTFDELHDAGFVILRDGREPVPSGQIGTPTVRRVLAHAERPLAGMLTLREVRSWAPDDDPQLLTLYCKTATSDEAGLFEPQREELLATS from the coding sequence ATGGTCGGTCGTAGCGAGCGCGAATCCATTCTCCGCGGCATCCGCGGCGCCAAGCGGCTCCAGCGTGATCTCCGGCTCGACATTGGCGCGTCTCGCGCACAGCGCGTCGATGTCTTTGGGTGCATTGCACGAATGGGCGCGATGCTGATGTTCCAGCCGCTCGAGCCGCTCCTCGGGGCGTTCATTCGCGAAGATGGCGCTGCGGGGATAATCCTGAGTACGCGGCGCCCGCTCGGTATGCAGCGGTTTACTGCGGCTCACGAGCTCGGCCACCTGTTTCTCGGCCATGATCCGCATGCTGATGACGAGCGCATTCTGCGTCGTGCGCCCTGGGCCAATGACGCTGCGAGAGTGCCGGCTATCCCTCCCGAGGAGCGGGAAGCGGATGCATTCGCCTCGTATTTCCTGCTCCCTCCCTATCTCATCAAGGAACAGATGGAGCTCCGCGGCTGGGAGCCCCGGGACTTTGAGCAGCCCGAAACCATCTACCAGGCGTCTCTCCGGTTCGGCACGAGCTACCGCGCCACGGTCTTCGCGCTCGAACGGGAACACGTCATCGGTCGCAGCCTGGGCCAACAGCTCCGAAACGCACAGCCCCGCGACCTGAAACGACAGCTCCTGGGCGACTTCACGTTGAAAAACGCGCAGCGCGTCGACGTGTGGCACCTGACGGAGCGAGACCAAGGCGCCGTGATCGAAGCGAGCCGCGACGACCTCTTCCTGCTTCGACTGAAAGAGGACAGCGGAAGCGGTTACGTCTGGACATTCGACGAATTGCACGACGCCGGCTTTGTCATTCTTAGAGACGGACGGGAACCCGTTCCCTCGGGCCAGATCGGCACGCCCACCGTGCGCCGCGTTCTCGCCCATGCGGAGCGGCCTCTGGCTGGAATGCTGACCTTGCGCGAGGTGAGGTCGTGGGCGCCTGATGATGATCCGCAGCTCCTGACACTCTACTGCAAGACCGCAACGAGTGACGAGGCTGGTTTATTCGAGCCGCAGCGTGAGGAGCTTTTGGCTACCTCATGA
- a CDS encoding amidohydrolase family protein — translation MAATTRDSLPNQIIYIRDSSVTNSIRALRIDVHAHYYSDRFIDLIESRGCDCGACVRRDARGPIIDAGPLHAGPLASRFIDLDQRIADMDAQGVDVQALSLTQPMVYWAEENLARELSATFNDDLVAAHERFPDRLVGLAMLPMHHPKSALDELARVKAAPGIRGIYMGTAIGDMDLSHESLLPVFEAIEEAGLPVLLHPLKVLGMTDRLKPYFLANLLGNPFDTAVAAAHLIFGGVLDRFPKLDVVLPHAGGALPFLVGRLQHGWSVRPELKHMERGPEEYLARFYFDTIAHSQSSLQYLIAQVGADRVMLGSDYCFDMGLERPIEVVEAQEQLSDTLRDQILGGTARSLLKL, via the coding sequence ATGGCGGCGACCACAAGAGACAGCCTGCCTAATCAGATTATCTACATTCGGGACAGCAGCGTGACCAATTCCATTCGGGCTCTACGCATTGACGTGCACGCCCATTACTACTCTGACCGCTTCATCGATCTTATCGAGTCCAGGGGTTGCGATTGCGGCGCCTGCGTGCGCAGAGATGCTCGAGGGCCGATCATTGATGCCGGCCCGCTGCACGCTGGGCCGCTGGCGTCGCGCTTCATCGACCTGGACCAGCGCATTGCCGACATGGACGCACAAGGCGTTGACGTACAGGCGCTGTCGCTCACCCAGCCCATGGTGTACTGGGCCGAGGAAAATCTCGCACGCGAACTGTCCGCGACCTTCAACGATGACTTGGTCGCCGCTCACGAGCGCTTCCCAGACCGCCTGGTCGGGCTCGCCATGCTGCCGATGCACCACCCCAAATCGGCCTTGGATGAACTAGCGCGCGTCAAGGCGGCGCCTGGAATCCGGGGCATCTATATGGGCACAGCCATTGGCGACATGGACCTGTCGCACGAAAGTCTGCTGCCCGTGTTTGAGGCAATCGAGGAGGCCGGGTTGCCCGTGCTGCTGCACCCACTCAAGGTGCTGGGCATGACGGATCGGCTCAAACCCTATTTTCTGGCCAATTTGCTCGGCAATCCCTTCGACACCGCTGTCGCGGCAGCCCATCTTATATTTGGGGGCGTGCTGGACCGTTTCCCCAAGCTGGATGTCGTGCTGCCCCATGCCGGTGGCGCTTTGCCCTTCCTAGTGGGGCGGCTACAGCATGGCTGGAGCGTTCGCCCCGAGCTGAAGCACATGGAGCGTGGCCCAGAGGAATATCTTGCCCGCTTCTATTTCGATACGATCGCCCATTCGCAGTCGAGCCTCCAATACCTGATAGCACAGGTGGGGGCAGATCGGGTGATGCTGGGAAGTGATTACTGCTTTGACATGGGATTGGAGCGTCCTATCGAGGTAGTTGAGGCTCAAGAACAGCTTAGCGACACCCTTCGCGATCAGATTCTCGGCGGTACGGCAAGATCGTTGCTTAAACTCTAG
- a CDS encoding ABC transporter permease produces MALTEAGSVRLNVKPVQGDLRFTLITWGVLLLLIGLWEMLPRLGLVSAIILPPFSSVAAALYSLMLTDFFLGHFIVTLREILIGFVLGTAIGFAIGVALAIWPTVKRVAYPFVVGFQAIPKIVFAPLFIAWFGFGETSKVVMAVVIAFFPVLINTMVGLESVPSDAMRLMRSIRATPMQSFLKVSLPHALPMIFAGVKAALTFAVIGAIVGEFVGASEGLGYLVDLYNNQLRIDRVFAVVVVLAAIGAGGYFLLEWLDKKLIFWRSEENK; encoded by the coding sequence GTGGCACTCACTGAAGCCGGTTCTGTCCGCCTGAATGTCAAACCTGTCCAAGGTGACCTCAGGTTCACTTTGATCACTTGGGGTGTCTTGCTGCTGTTGATCGGCCTTTGGGAAATGTTGCCTCGGCTCGGGCTCGTCTCGGCCATTATCCTCCCGCCCTTTTCCAGCGTCGCCGCGGCCCTTTACTCCTTGATGCTGACCGACTTTTTCCTTGGCCACTTCATTGTGACGTTGCGTGAGATCCTGATCGGCTTCGTTCTGGGTACGGCGATCGGGTTCGCGATCGGCGTGGCGCTGGCAATCTGGCCGACGGTGAAACGGGTAGCCTACCCGTTTGTGGTTGGCTTCCAAGCTATTCCGAAGATCGTCTTTGCTCCTTTGTTCATTGCCTGGTTCGGTTTCGGGGAGACCTCCAAGGTAGTGATGGCGGTGGTGATTGCTTTCTTTCCGGTGTTGATCAACACGATGGTGGGACTGGAAAGCGTACCGTCCGACGCGATGCGCTTGATGCGCTCTATACGTGCGACCCCCATGCAAAGCTTTCTTAAGGTGTCGCTGCCTCATGCCCTGCCGATGATCTTCGCGGGCGTAAAGGCGGCGCTTACCTTCGCCGTGATCGGCGCAATCGTGGGTGAGTTCGTAGGCGCCTCCGAAGGTCTTGGCTACCTCGTCGATCTCTACAACAACCAGCTGCGCATCGACCGCGTCTTTGCGGTGGTCGTGGTGCTCGCGGCAATTGGTGCAGGCGGCTACTTCCTGCTGGAATGGCTGGACAAGAAGCTGATCTTCTGGCGCTCTGAAGAAAACAAATGA